In Armatimonadota bacterium, the DNA window GGCGAACCGCAGGATGGGCGTCAGGAAATCGAGATAACCTCTGCAAGCGGCCGGAATTTCACGTGCAAGGCGAAGATTTTCAATGGCAGCCCTATGATTCAAATACAAGATATCGCTGAGGAGCTAGGTGCAATAACCTTCTGGGACGAAAAATCGAAAAGCCTAAGCATACGCGCACGCATTGAATGCGTCGAATTTGATGGCTCACGCTTGGTTGTGAATACAAGCTATCCGGTAACTTACAAGGCACTACGATGGGCCTCCGAGAAAAAGTTGATTCTCGATATATCCGGGGTTCATATGCCATCAAATATAGAGCATCTGACTAGAAACTCGACTTCTGTCAGCATCCGAACGGGTACTCGCGAGGATGGCGAAACCGGCCGGATAGTACTCGACCTTCCGCACGCATTCCAGCACAAGACGTTGAGTGCGCCAAAGTCAATGAAAATTGTGATTTCTGTAACGCCTCCCGTTGCCACTTTAAAAACAGAAGGGGATTCTAATGTCATTCCTGCAGGTAGGGTTGCAACGTTAGGTGGAGAACAGGAAAATAATAATTTCAAGCAAAATCAAGCTGATGGCAAGGTCGAAGTGGAGATTACTCCTTCTCCGCCAGTTATGAAGTCCGATGCATCTGTGGGCACAACCAAGGTTGCAGTAAAACCTCTACCTCCTCCAGCTGAGATAATCTCGATTATTTGTCATAATCGAAGCCCAAAGAGCATTGAGTTGGAGGTTCGTGCTAGCAAGCAAATTCAATACGAGACTTCATTGCTTAGGCATCCAGACCGAGTGTACCTAGATATAAAGAACGCGGTTCTTGCGTGCAATTTTGATGGATGGGCGGAAGAACACCAGTTGGTTAGGAGTGTTCAAGCTGGACAGCAGAATGGTAATTTAGTAAGAATATCGCTTGAGTTAACCCGAGTTGCCGCTCCTGAAGTTAGATTGGATAAGGCTTCAAACAGGCTACTCATGAAACTTGAGCCCCCCAAATCATCGGGCGGAACGCTTGCATCAAAGGTGATAGTAGTAGATCCTGGTCACGGCGGGCCAGGTCAGGCTGGAAGGGGGGCACTAGGATGCAACGGAAGCCTAGAAAAAACCATTAACCTTGAAATTGCCAAACGTGTCCACCACTTGCTGAAAAGTGAAGGCGCCTGCTCGTTGCTTACGCGGGATGATAATGATACCTTTTTGGAAGTTTCCGCAAGACCTGAGTTTGCCAGGCGACATTCTGCCGACATTTTTATTAGCATTCACAATAACTCATGTGGTAAGATGAATTCAGTCTCCGGGACGGAAACCTACTTTCATAAATGGGATCCGGATTCTCGGGCGCTTGCAACATGCATTCACACAGAGGTTGTAGCGGTTACGGGTCTACCAGATAGAAAAGTGAAAAGCGACCTTTGGCTCTATCAGAATGGACTTGGAGTATTACGCGGAGCAACTGCTTATGGAATTCCTGCGGCTCTAATAGAGGTCGCCTATATGAACCATGCGGGCGACGAAAAACTACTAAACGACCCGGACTTCCAACAAAGAGTGGCAGAGGCGATTGTCCGTGGGTTGAAAGTATACGTCGAAGGAAGTACCCAAGGATCACAAACGGCGAAAAGAACCGGTACTGGTAACCGAGGAGGCTAGGTGAAAAGTAAATCCTTTGCAATTCTAGCAATTTTAACTTTTTTGGTTGCGGTGGCTTTCGGAGTCTATATGGCAAGCCAGCAGAAAGAATCCTCTACTCCTACTGCCCCTCCTACAGCTAATACACAGCCAGAGCAGCCTAAGACGGTTAAAATTTTCCATGTAAAAATAGAAGACAGCCGACCAAAACTCAGGCCTGTAAGTAAGCAAATATCTGCCAAAGAAGACCCAATTGAAGCCGCACTAAGACTTCTTGTCGAGCAGGGAA includes these proteins:
- a CDS encoding N-acetylmuramoyl-L-alanine amidase translates to MQYKVQSALLLLIILILAAQGFLLAEPIKLVIAGRNTHFAIQPIREESSVYVPLAALIAIGARGSLVGEPQDGRQEIEITSASGRNFTCKAKIFNGSPMIQIQDIAEELGAITFWDEKSKSLSIRARIECVEFDGSRLVVNTSYPVTYKALRWASEKKLILDISGVHMPSNIEHLTRNSTSVSIRTGTREDGETGRIVLDLPHAFQHKTLSAPKSMKIVISVTPPVATLKTEGDSNVIPAGRVATLGGEQENNNFKQNQADGKVEVEITPSPPVMKSDASVGTTKVAVKPLPPPAEIISIICHNRSPKSIELEVRASKQIQYETSLLRHPDRVYLDIKNAVLACNFDGWAEEHQLVRSVQAGQQNGNLVRISLELTRVAAPEVRLDKASNRLLMKLEPPKSSGGTLASKVIVVDPGHGGPGQAGRGALGCNGSLEKTINLEIAKRVHHLLKSEGACSLLTRDDNDTFLEVSARPEFARRHSADIFISIHNNSCGKMNSVSGTETYFHKWDPDSRALATCIHTEVVAVTGLPDRKVKSDLWLYQNGLGVLRGATAYGIPAALIEVAYMNHAGDEKLLNDPDFQQRVAEAIVRGLKVYVEGSTQGSQTAKRTGTGNRGG